Genomic window (Spirosoma sp. KCTC 42546):
CTCGCCAAGGGGTGTATTGGCCCGACTAATCCAATAGTCGGCGTTATCGATGTGGGCTATTTTCCAATCGTGTCCTTCATTTACGAAGCCCCCTCCTACTTCAGGTCGCTCGTAAGTGAGTACGGTATCTCCCTCCACGATATGATGAACAATAGAATCGCCTAATACAATAGCTTCGGCGGTTACCCATTGGTCACCATCGTAGGTTTTAGAGTCTGAATCAATGCAATGTTCGGGCTTGAGTTTACCACTCATGTATACCTGCGTACCGGGCGTGCACAGGTTCCCCGTATGACGCGGCCCTTTGCCTAGCCCACCCAGCAATTGCAGTTCAAGCGAAACGGGAAATGTCTGCCCAATTGAACAACTTGCCGCCGATTGCGAGTGCACCATTACGCCACTATTTCGCACATTCCAGGTATCTCCACCGGGCGTTTGGTTGCCCACAAATCGATACGTAAACCGCACCCGATAATATGAATAGGGCTTGTTGTAGTACATGTGCCCGTATTTACCATCGAAGGTTTTGTACTGATCATAGGCAATGCGCAGAATCCCGTTCTCAACCCGAAAGGTGTTTTTGTAATTATCATTCAGGGGTAGACCGGCAATTTTAATGTCCCAATTCTTGAGATCTTTTCCATTGAAAAGCTGCACCCACTCCTGGCGGACTGCTGATTTTTGAGTCTGGGCTGTTGCAGCCGATTGTACGCTCAGGCAAATTAATAGTACACGTAGTAATTGTTTCATTAGGAAGTGAAATTTAAAAATTGGCACGCAGATACAGCGGCTATCGCAGTTTCAGTATCAATTATAGCTGCGGCAATCCGCTGTATCTGCGTCATCGGCGTGCAATTAGCTATTTCATCACTTCAACCGTGTTCAACTCAGGGCCTCCGCCATGATTAGCTGACCCAGCCACGATATAAATTTGTCCTTTGTAGACTACTGCCTGGGTACCATGCCGCCCTTGTTTCAATGTTGGCCCTTTTGTCCACTGATTTGTTTTGGGATCAAGTGCTTCGGCTTCGTTATGTGCCAGAAGTTGTACGGTTTCTCCCCCGATAACCCAAACTTTACCCCCTTGGGTTACGGCTGTACTACCAGCCCGTTGGGTTGGAATATTGGAAGTGGCGGGCAACGTACTCCATTTCCCGGTTTTGAAATCGTAGACGTCCACTTCGGCAATGGTTGTTTCCAGCACTTTGTTGATCCGCGCCGTTGAGTTACGACCACCCGCCAGATACAATTTATCATCGACAACAGCTGCACTAATATGGTCTCGGGTGCGGGGGGCATCGGGTAATCGTTTCCAGGTATTCGTTTTCGGATCATATTCATCCAGCCAGGCCACATGCCCATCGTAATGACCGT
Coding sequences:
- a CDS encoding kelch-like protein; its protein translation is MNLSSSFCLILISTTLAAHAQSWQPVTTQNTCSTRHENAAALIGDSLYAVGGRGIKPLEALNLKTLLWQTLPTPPLEMNHFQAINYNGELYVMGAFRGQYPHETPIPNIYIYSPKQGAWRMGPEIPKERLRGSAGVVVYKNKIYMACGIIDGHYDGHVAWLDEYDPKTNTWKRLPDAPRTRDHISAAVVDDKLYLAGGRNSTARINKVLETTIAEVDVYDFKTGKWSTLPATSNIPTQRAGSTAVTQGGKVWVIGGETVQLLAHNEAEALDPKTNQWTKGPTLKQGRHGTQAVVYKGQIYIVAGSANHGGGPELNTVEVMK
- a CDS encoding DUF1080 domain-containing protein, with translation MKQLLRVLLICLSVQSAATAQTQKSAVRQEWVQLFNGKDLKNWDIKIAGLPLNDNYKNTFRVENGILRIAYDQYKTFDGKYGHMYYNKPYSYYRVRFTYRFVGNQTPGGDTWNVRNSGVMVHSQSAASCSIGQTFPVSLELQLLGGLGKGPRHTGNLCTPGTQVYMSGKLKPEHCIDSDSKTYDGDQWVTAEAIVLGDSIVHHIVEGDTVLTYERPEVGGGFVNEGHDWKIAHIDNADYWISRANTPLGEGYIALQAESHAIDFKKVEVLDLKGCTDPKALNYKSYFVKSDNTQCRYKKQ